Proteins found in one Clostridium kluyveri DSM 555 genomic segment:
- a CDS encoding DUF1523 family protein, which translates to MRKNNFYKFQSNRHLRTKIITIIIIVIVIWFAITILPHFFRNTYVVTIASKQIKSQNNKDIRYIIYTQMEDGTIKAFKNDNSILEFKFNSEDLYRGLMIRRKYEIKTYGFRIIPLASYENIITAKQTK; encoded by the coding sequence ATGAGAAAAAATAATTTTTATAAGTTTCAATCCAATAGACACTTAAGAACTAAAATAATTACAATAATAATTATAGTCATTGTAATATGGTTTGCAATAACCATTCTTCCACATTTTTTTAGAAATACTTATGTAGTAACCATTGCAAGTAAACAAATAAAAAGTCAGAATAATAAAGATATACGGTATATTATATATACTCAAATGGAAGATGGCACTATCAAGGCCTTTAAAAATGATAACAGCATACTAGAATTTAAATTTAATTCTGAAGATCTGTACAGGGGACTTATGATAAGAAGAAAATATGAAATTAAAACTTATGGATTTAGAATAATTCCTTTAGCATCTTATGAAAATATTATAACAGCTAAACAGACAAAATGA
- a CDS encoding CPBP family intramembrane glutamic endopeptidase → MIELNRNRKTTKQELIYVGAYFLFLLVFWSISRLILSPALEKTLPNTSLSYALCEAILKGVIWIVPVYVILKLQKLNPISFLKLNSNIMKGISFGLLLGIAFLVINIVKTKNFNIHITYSDFINTFLVVGIIEEIAFRGYIMQKFKLYVGFIGSNIITSLMFAMIHIPISINNHNIDPLYFVQVGILSLIFGYFFEETDSLICPIVIHSLWDLSMILTQIS, encoded by the coding sequence ATGATTGAATTGAACAGAAACCGTAAAACCACAAAACAAGAATTAATATATGTGGGCGCATATTTTTTATTTCTCTTAGTCTTTTGGAGTATATCAAGATTAATATTATCGCCTGCATTAGAAAAAACTTTACCTAACACCTCCCTTTCCTATGCATTATGCGAGGCAATTTTAAAAGGAGTTATTTGGATAGTTCCTGTATATGTTATTTTAAAATTGCAAAAACTTAATCCAATTTCATTCTTAAAATTAAATTCCAATATAATGAAAGGAATATCTTTTGGACTATTATTAGGTATTGCATTCTTAGTTATAAATATCGTAAAGACAAAAAATTTCAACATACATATTACCTACTCAGATTTTATAAATACATTTCTGGTAGTAGGTATCATTGAAGAAATAGCCTTCAGAGGATATATCATGCAAAAATTCAAATTATATGTGGGATTCATTGGTTCAAATATAATAACTAGTTTAATGTTTGCAATGATACATATACCTATATCTATAAATAATCATAATATAGATCCATTATACTTTGTACAAGTAGGAATTTTATCATTAATTTTTGGGTATTTTTTTGAAGAAACTGATTCCTTAATATGCCCGATTGTAATACATAGTTTATGGGATTTAAGTATGATATTAACACAAATATCATAG
- a CDS encoding FAD-dependent oxidoreductase, producing the protein MDDLYMNKIQDMVKNIMKDMKNSEEQSIYKNLFSKGKIGGLELKNRIVMTPMENCLNNKDATVSDEMIAFYVERAKGGIGLIITEVTRVNDENGVADRQQLSAAHDKYIPGLKKLADAVHENGGKIFIQLHHPGRQGFCEVNGNKPMMAPSRTQCNVVHQETREMTTKEAEGLVQDFINAACRVRAAGIDGVEIHGAHGYLINQFLSPYTNKRTDKYGGSFENRMRFIEEIVIGIREKCGQDYPVIARLSVDEFLRTNGVEDGILLKDGIKIAKHLEKIGVDAIDVSAGIYETMNVSWEPISFSQGWKLYLAEEIKKSINIPVISAAVIREAAYADKIIGEGRTDFVGSARLHFADPEWSNKARENRAYESRLCISCLHCIETLFSGVATGNPVECSINIQAGKEFEYCNMKKNGDGRVVVILGAGPSGLEAARVLAMRKFKPIIFEKSDRIGGQLNLANKPPKKEKISWLINYLQLQVHKLGVEIRLNKIPTIDEIKKLSPYAVFVAEGSSPIIPESINGIHGKNVFTIVDVLSGKTEIYNKKVAVIGSGMTGLETAEFLASKNNDVTVFEMGDNIGEGVFFQNLTDVQGRLKKHNVEMITNHKLISIRNNTVIFEILPHGEIKEYDFDYIIISLGTSPNKELIDEIKSNFYTVRVIGDAEKPGRIRNAMETGFESAYNL; encoded by the coding sequence ATGGATGATCTTTATATGAATAAAATTCAAGACATGGTAAAAAATATAATGAAAGATATGAAAAATTCTGAGGAACAAAGTATATATAAAAACTTATTTTCCAAAGGTAAAATTGGAGGTTTAGAATTAAAAAATAGAATAGTAATGACACCTATGGAAAATTGCCTAAATAATAAGGATGCTACTGTATCAGATGAGATGATTGCCTTTTATGTTGAAAGGGCAAAAGGTGGCATTGGACTTATAATCACAGAGGTAACAAGGGTAAATGATGAAAATGGAGTAGCTGACAGACAGCAATTATCTGCTGCTCATGATAAATATATACCTGGACTTAAAAAGCTGGCTGATGCTGTACATGAAAATGGAGGCAAAATATTTATTCAGCTTCACCATCCGGGAAGACAGGGTTTTTGTGAGGTAAACGGTAACAAGCCAATGATGGCACCAAGTAGAACTCAATGTAATGTGGTACACCAGGAAACAAGGGAAATGACTACAAAAGAAGCAGAAGGATTAGTACAGGATTTCATAAATGCCGCCTGTAGAGTTAGGGCAGCGGGTATTGATGGGGTTGAAATACACGGTGCTCATGGATATTTGATCAATCAATTTTTAAGTCCTTATACAAATAAAAGAACTGATAAATACGGTGGAAGCTTTGAAAATAGAATGAGATTTATTGAAGAAATAGTTATAGGAATAAGAGAAAAATGTGGACAAGATTATCCGGTTATAGCAAGGCTGTCCGTAGATGAATTTTTAAGAACTAATGGTGTTGAAGATGGAATACTTTTGAAAGATGGAATTAAAATTGCAAAACATCTAGAGAAAATAGGGGTTGATGCAATAGATGTAAGTGCAGGTATTTATGAAACCATGAATGTATCCTGGGAACCTATATCTTTTTCTCAAGGGTGGAAGCTGTACCTTGCAGAAGAAATAAAGAAATCAATTAATATTCCTGTAATATCAGCAGCAGTGATTAGAGAAGCAGCTTATGCAGATAAAATAATAGGAGAAGGCCGTACAGATTTTGTGGGTTCTGCAAGACTTCATTTTGCAGACCCTGAATGGTCTAATAAAGCAAGAGAAAACCGTGCTTATGAATCCAGGTTATGTATATCCTGCCTTCACTGTATAGAAACCTTGTTTAGTGGAGTAGCTACAGGTAATCCTGTAGAGTGTAGTATAAATATTCAGGCAGGAAAAGAATTTGAGTATTGTAATATGAAAAAAAATGGAGATGGAAGAGTGGTAGTAATATTGGGAGCAGGTCCTTCGGGACTTGAAGCCGCAAGGGTACTTGCCATGAGAAAATTCAAACCTATAATATTTGAGAAATCAGATAGGATAGGTGGTCAACTTAATCTGGCAAATAAACCTCCTAAGAAAGAAAAAATATCATGGCTTATAAATTATTTGCAATTACAAGTCCATAAGTTGGGAGTGGAAATAAGGCTTAATAAAATACCTACCATTGATGAAATTAAGAAACTAAGTCCTTATGCTGTATTTGTGGCAGAAGGCTCAAGTCCTATAATTCCTGAGTCCATAAATGGTATTCATGGAAAAAATGTATTCACTATTGTGGATGTATTATCAGGGAAAACAGAAATTTATAATAAAAAAGTAGCAGTAATAGGTTCAGGAATGACAGGACTTGAAACTGCAGAATTTTTAGCATCAAAGAATAATGATGTAACTGTATTTGAGATGGGAGATAACATAGGTGAGGGCGTATTTTTTCAAAATTTAACAGATGTTCAGGGAAGGTTAAAAAAACACAATGTAGAAATGATTACAAATCATAAATTAATCAGCATAAGAAATAATACAGTGATATTTGAAATACTTCCTCATGGAGAAATAAAAGAATATGATTTTGATTATATAATCATATCATTAGGGACAAGTCCAAACAAAGAGCTTATAGATGAAATAAAGTCAAACTTTTATACAGTAAGGGTAATAGGAGATGCTGAAAAGCCTGGAAGAATACGAAATGCAATGGAAACTGGATTTGAAAGTGCGTATAATCTATAA
- a CDS encoding FAD-dependent oxidoreductase: MKNKSLFEPIKIGNMEVKNKIAMAPMGAFGLVDNECCFNQRAVDYYVERAKGGTGLIITSVVKVENELDKVLTGVLPITSINPAKFIMTSSEMTERVHAYGSKIFLQLSMGFGRSGAPGGLLTSQPVSASAVPNYWDPTVTCRELTTSEVEWIVEKFAEGAKIAHKAGFDGVEIHAVHEGYLLDQFTLSIFNRRTDKYGGDLRGRLQLPIEIVEAIKTEVGSNFPVGLRYSVKSCIKDWGQGGLAEEDYVEKGRDLEEGLEAAKILEAAGYDAFNADLGTYDAWYWAHPPLYQKDGLYLPYTKELKKVVKIPVMVAGKMGMPDVAEGALEDEAADMVTLGRPLLCDAYWPKKVFTGQIDRIRPCIGCHTGCMGRGFEGRPLSCTVNPAAGRERYYEVKPAAAPKKVMIVGGGVAGMEAARITAMRGHKVSMYEGTKELGGQVIPASVPDFKIDDRRLLDWYRNEMKELKVKLVLDTNVTEEVVEKEKPDVVIIATGAKEIKLNLPGIEKDKVATVIEVLKGSKQVGENVLMVGGGLAGCETALYLAKQGKKVTIIEARDTILNAGKPVPHMNKIMLIDLLKNSGVNIITETSLLEVTDRGAILIDNKFKKQNIDADTVVIAVGFKADRELYNKLRDKVADLYLVGDANESANIMNAIWSANEIALNC; encoded by the coding sequence ATGAAAAACAAATCTTTATTTGAACCTATTAAAATAGGTAATATGGAAGTAAAAAACAAAATAGCAATGGCCCCTATGGGCGCTTTTGGACTTGTAGATAATGAATGTTGTTTCAATCAAAGGGCTGTTGATTATTATGTGGAAAGAGCTAAGGGCGGTACAGGACTTATTATAACTAGTGTAGTAAAAGTAGAAAATGAATTGGATAAGGTTTTAACAGGAGTACTGCCCATTACTTCAATAAATCCTGCAAAATTTATTATGACATCTTCAGAAATGACAGAGAGAGTTCATGCTTATGGTTCAAAAATATTTCTACAATTGTCAATGGGATTTGGGAGAAGTGGTGCCCCGGGGGGACTTCTAACCTCACAACCTGTTTCGGCATCAGCTGTTCCGAATTACTGGGATCCAACTGTTACCTGTAGGGAACTTACAACCTCAGAGGTAGAATGGATAGTTGAAAAGTTTGCAGAGGGTGCTAAGATTGCCCACAAGGCAGGATTCGATGGTGTTGAAATACATGCAGTACATGAAGGATACTTACTTGATCAATTTACATTGTCAATATTTAATAGAAGAACAGATAAATATGGGGGAGATTTAAGGGGAAGACTTCAACTTCCTATAGAAATAGTTGAGGCAATAAAGACTGAAGTAGGAAGTAATTTTCCTGTAGGATTGAGATATAGTGTGAAAAGCTGCATAAAAGACTGGGGACAGGGAGGACTTGCAGAGGAAGACTATGTAGAAAAGGGCCGTGATTTAGAAGAAGGCCTTGAAGCGGCAAAAATTCTTGAAGCAGCAGGATATGATGCATTTAATGCGGATTTAGGAACTTACGATGCCTGGTATTGGGCACATCCACCTCTGTATCAAAAAGATGGATTATATCTTCCATATACTAAAGAACTTAAAAAAGTTGTGAAAATACCTGTTATGGTTGCAGGAAAAATGGGTATGCCTGATGTTGCAGAAGGAGCTCTTGAGGATGAAGCTGCAGATATGGTTACGCTTGGAAGACCACTTTTATGTGATGCCTATTGGCCTAAGAAGGTTTTTACAGGGCAAATTGATAGAATAAGACCTTGTATTGGATGCCATACTGGATGTATGGGAAGAGGATTTGAAGGAAGGCCACTAAGTTGTACAGTAAATCCTGCAGCGGGAAGAGAGAGATACTATGAAGTGAAGCCAGCAGCTGCACCTAAAAAAGTTATGATTGTAGGTGGAGGAGTGGCAGGAATGGAAGCAGCTAGAATAACAGCTATGAGAGGTCATAAAGTTTCTATGTATGAAGGCACAAAGGAACTTGGAGGGCAGGTTATTCCGGCTTCAGTTCCTGATTTCAAAATAGATGACAGAAGATTGCTTGATTGGTACAGGAATGAAATGAAAGAACTTAAAGTTAAATTGGTTTTAGATACAAATGTAACAGAAGAAGTTGTAGAAAAGGAAAAACCAGATGTAGTCATCATAGCCACAGGTGCTAAAGAAATCAAATTGAATTTGCCTGGGATAGAAAAGGATAAGGTTGCAACGGTAATTGAGGTTTTAAAAGGTAGTAAACAAGTAGGAGAAAATGTACTTATGGTAGGCGGCGGACTAGCAGGATGTGAAACGGCCCTTTATCTTGCAAAACAGGGTAAAAAGGTTACAATTATCGAGGCAAGAGATACCATATTAAATGCCGGCAAACCAGTTCCTCATATGAATAAGATTATGCTTATTGATCTCCTTAAAAATAGTGGAGTAAATATTATTACAGAAACTTCTTTACTTGAGGTAACTGATAGAGGAGCTATTTTAATTGATAATAAATTTAAAAAGCAAAATATAGATGCAGATACCGTTGTAATTGCTGTTGGATTTAAAGCGGATAGGGAACTGTATAATAAACTGAGAGATAAGGTAGCAGATTTATATCTTGTAGGTGATGCAAATGAGAGTGCAAATATAATGAATGCAATCTGGAGTGCCAATGAAATTGCTCTTAACTGTTAA